From Methylobacterium radiodurans, a single genomic window includes:
- a CDS encoding NrsF family protein, with protein MPETQRLSHDRLVEDLAARLAPVRPLPSPGLRALAWAGAVLALGLALLAVLDLEGLRGPRPAEASLVLLGAVLTALTAAFAAFATSVPGRTAAWALLPLAPAALWIGASGPGCLRALTGPGIEAPHALPGCLTFLLGVSLPLSLLLVLMLRRACPLRPNLTAALGGLAVAAAAAALLMPFHPQETTATDLAVHGATVLGVIGLNGLAGGRLLDRRRR; from the coding sequence ATGCCCGAGACCCAGCGCCTCTCGCACGACCGTCTGGTCGAGGATCTCGCCGCCCGGCTCGCACCGGTCCGCCCCCTGCCCTCCCCGGGCCTGCGCGCGCTGGCCTGGGCCGGCGCCGTCCTCGCGCTCGGCCTCGCGCTCCTCGCCGTGCTCGATCTGGAGGGCCTGCGCGGGCCGCGACCGGCCGAGGCGTCGCTCGTCCTGCTCGGCGCCGTGCTGACAGCGCTCACCGCAGCCTTCGCCGCCTTCGCCACCAGCGTGCCGGGACGCACGGCGGCCTGGGCCCTGCTGCCGCTCGCGCCCGCCGCCCTCTGGATCGGCGCGAGCGGGCCGGGCTGCCTGCGGGCCCTCACCGGCCCCGGGATCGAGGCCCCGCACGCGCTGCCCGGCTGCCTCACCTTCCTGCTCGGCGTGTCGCTGCCGCTCTCGCTGCTGCTGGTGCTGATGCTGCGCCGGGCCTGCCCCTTGCGCCCGAACCTCACCGCGGCGCTCGGCGGGCTGGCGGTCGCGGCCGCCGCCGCCGCCCTGCTGATGCCGTTCCATCCGCAGGAGACGACCGCGACCGACCTCGCGGTCCACGGAGCGACGGTGCTCGGCGTGATCGGCCTCAACGGACTCGCGGGTGGGCGCCTGCTCGACCGGAGACGCCGCTAG
- a CDS encoding transglycosylase domain-containing protein → MRLPNLTAIRTRIQRAALGFDAWVNASLYDSGQSTGIVYERFQAAMNRFSVRGWKRVAIDLTSEGVTIGAVGFLGLLALAQPAFNLTSENWLKQQDLAVTFLDRYGTEVGRRGIKHDDSLKLDEFPDIMIKALVSTEDRRFYEHWGIDPIGTMRALVNNSRGGGNTQGGSSITQQLAKNLFLTNERSIERKVNEAFLALWLEFHLSKNEILKLYLDRAYMGGGTFGAVAAADYYFGKPLKDISLAEAAMLAGLFKAPTKYAPHVNLPAARSRAVDVLHNMVEAGFVTEGQIQTALRNPATPVTRTRDITADYYLDWAFGEIKQMADAGKFRNDRVLTVKTPLDVAIQKRADEVVANVLRKSGDAYDVEEAALVILDPDGALRAMVGGADYGESQFNRATDALRQPGSSFKPYVYAAALASGQYKPETVVVDRVTCIGNWCPQNYGRSYSGRQPLWLAVAKSINTIPIQVSIQLGKAMGISHDARAAVAGRKKIIDTAHVMGITTPLVDSVSLPIGSAEVTVIDQAAAYAVFANGGQRAKPYAAMEVKNSSGEVIYRHADERPEQVLSTQVVAGMNYMLNKVVEEGTARRVQIEGVKIAGKTGTTNGYKDAWFVGYSGNYVGAVWFGNDDSTSTNKMTGGSLPAQVWHDVMEPAHQGIELKPLPGLKVPAPSAQAAAPTAPTNPAASNYGKLSRRSFEVISGVNGLFRTIEAPPRPGAQLEPKITPKITPKTDPKGAPRALAESGGPADRTATR, encoded by the coding sequence GTGCGTCTGCCGAACCTCACCGCGATCCGGACCCGCATCCAGCGCGCCGCGCTGGGCTTCGACGCCTGGGTGAACGCCAGCCTCTACGACAGCGGCCAGTCGACCGGCATCGTCTACGAGCGCTTCCAGGCCGCGATGAACCGCTTCTCGGTGCGGGGCTGGAAGCGGGTCGCGATCGACCTCACGAGCGAGGGGGTCACGATCGGCGCCGTCGGCTTCCTGGGATTGCTCGCGCTCGCCCAGCCCGCCTTCAACCTGACGAGCGAGAACTGGCTGAAGCAGCAGGACCTCGCCGTCACCTTCCTCGACCGCTACGGCACCGAGGTCGGGCGCCGCGGCATCAAGCACGACGACTCGCTCAAGCTCGACGAGTTTCCCGACATCATGATCAAGGCGCTGGTCTCGACCGAGGACCGGCGCTTCTACGAGCACTGGGGCATCGACCCGATCGGCACGATGCGCGCGCTCGTCAACAACTCGCGCGGCGGCGGCAACACCCAGGGCGGCTCCTCGATCACCCAGCAGCTCGCCAAGAACCTGTTCCTGACCAACGAGCGCTCGATCGAGCGCAAGGTCAACGAGGCGTTCCTGGCGCTCTGGCTGGAATTCCACCTCAGCAAGAACGAGATCCTGAAGCTCTATCTCGACCGGGCCTATATGGGCGGCGGCACCTTCGGCGCGGTGGCGGCGGCGGACTACTATTTCGGCAAGCCGCTGAAGGACATCAGCCTCGCCGAGGCGGCGATGCTGGCCGGCCTGTTCAAGGCGCCGACGAAGTACGCGCCCCACGTCAACCTGCCGGCGGCCCGCTCCCGCGCGGTCGACGTACTGCACAACATGGTGGAGGCGGGCTTCGTCACGGAAGGCCAGATCCAGACGGCTCTGCGCAACCCGGCGACGCCCGTGACGCGCACCCGCGACATCACGGCCGACTACTACCTCGACTGGGCCTTCGGCGAGATCAAGCAGATGGCCGACGCGGGCAAGTTCCGCAACGACCGCGTGCTCACCGTGAAGACGCCGCTCGACGTCGCGATCCAGAAGCGGGCCGACGAGGTGGTGGCCAACGTGCTGCGCAAGTCCGGCGACGCCTACGACGTCGAGGAGGCTGCCCTGGTCATCCTCGATCCGGACGGGGCGCTGCGCGCGATGGTGGGCGGGGCCGATTACGGCGAGAGCCAGTTCAACCGCGCCACCGACGCCCTGCGCCAGCCCGGCTCCTCGTTCAAGCCCTACGTCTACGCCGCCGCGCTCGCCTCGGGCCAGTACAAGCCCGAGACCGTGGTGGTGGACCGGGTGACCTGCATCGGCAACTGGTGCCCGCAGAACTACGGCCGCTCCTACTCGGGGCGGCAGCCCCTCTGGCTCGCGGTGGCCAAGTCGATCAACACAATCCCGATCCAGGTCTCGATCCAGCTCGGCAAGGCGATGGGCATCAGCCACGACGCGCGCGCCGCGGTGGCGGGCCGGAAGAAGATCATCGACACGGCCCACGTCATGGGCATCACCACGCCGCTCGTCGACTCGGTCTCGCTGCCGATCGGCTCGGCCGAGGTCACGGTGATCGACCAGGCGGCGGCCTACGCGGTCTTCGCCAACGGCGGCCAGCGAGCCAAGCCCTACGCAGCGATGGAGGTGAAGAACTCGTCCGGAGAGGTGATCTACCGCCACGCGGACGAGCGCCCTGAGCAGGTGCTCTCGACGCAGGTCGTGGCCGGCATGAACTACATGCTCAACAAGGTGGTCGAGGAGGGCACGGCCCGGCGCGTCCAGATCGAGGGCGTGAAGATCGCGGGCAAGACCGGCACCACGAACGGCTACAAGGACGCGTGGTTCGTGGGCTACTCGGGCAACTATGTCGGCGCGGTCTGGTTCGGCAACGACGACAGCACCTCGACCAACAAGATGACCGGCGGCTCGCTGCCCGCGCAGGTCTGGCACGACGTGATGGAACCCGCGCACCAGGGCATCGAGCTGAAGCCCCTGCCCGGGCTGAAAGTGCCGGCCCCGAGCGCCCAGGCGGCGGCGCCCACCGCGCCGACGAACCCGGCGGCGAGCAATTACGGCAAGCTCTCGCGCCGCTCCTTCGAGGTGATCAGCGGCGTGAACGGCCTGTTCCGCACCATCGAGGCGCCGCCGCGGCCAGGCGCGCAGCTCGAACCCAAGATCACCCCCAAGATCACCCCCAAGACCGACCCGAAGGGCGCGCCGCGTGCGCTCGCGGAGAGCGGCGGCCCGGCCGACCGGACGGCGACCCGATGA
- a CDS encoding AraC family transcriptional regulator translates to MGPIADAVAAAGGSVRRVFGRAGMPLTLLDTPDRLILLRDQLALVEAAIREIGDAALPARLSTRAGIVGLGPIGVQVQSAETLGAALGRVEIVTPVLLQTATLTGVRCHGTEAFYSYEVAERIEIGRQANEILALGYLLGTARHFLGAGWRPKRAVVTGAWLPARGEIEALFGCEVALGPRAGLVFPAPLLGALNPRRIHPAREGGMEGAPIDDGLAGCVAHVIALDLDEGGPSIDRVARRLGLSRRTLQRRLEEAGTCYADIHRRVMLRRASERLAETTLGIGRIAAELGYGDAAHFTRAFLGWTGATPSQWRRHHSSRSRLASSKPGQA, encoded by the coding sequence ATGGGCCCCATCGCCGACGCGGTCGCTGCGGCCGGCGGATCGGTGCGTCGCGTCTTCGGTCGCGCCGGGATGCCGCTGACGCTGCTCGACACCCCCGACCGGCTGATCCTGCTTCGGGATCAACTCGCGCTCGTTGAAGCGGCTATCCGGGAGATCGGCGATGCTGCCCTGCCGGCACGGCTCTCGACCCGCGCCGGCATCGTCGGTCTGGGCCCCATCGGCGTGCAGGTGCAGTCTGCCGAAACCCTCGGAGCCGCCCTCGGGCGGGTGGAGATCGTCACGCCGGTTCTCTTGCAGACTGCAACTCTGACCGGCGTCCGCTGCCACGGCACGGAGGCCTTCTACAGCTACGAGGTCGCCGAGCGGATCGAGATTGGGCGTCAGGCCAACGAGATCCTGGCGCTCGGCTACCTGCTCGGTACCGCGCGCCATTTCCTCGGTGCGGGTTGGCGGCCGAAGCGCGCCGTCGTGACGGGAGCGTGGCTGCCGGCCCGCGGTGAGATCGAGGCGCTGTTCGGATGCGAGGTCGCGCTGGGCCCGCGGGCAGGGCTCGTGTTCCCTGCCCCACTTCTCGGTGCACTCAATCCCCGCCGCATACACCCCGCTCGCGAGGGGGGGATGGAAGGCGCACCGATCGATGACGGGCTCGCGGGTTGCGTCGCGCACGTGATCGCCCTCGATCTCGACGAGGGCGGTCCGTCAATCGATCGCGTCGCCCGGCGCCTCGGCCTCTCGCGTCGGACACTCCAGCGCCGCCTGGAGGAGGCTGGCACGTGTTACGCCGACATCCATCGCCGCGTCATGCTTCGCCGGGCCAGCGAGCGGCTGGCAGAGACGACGCTGGGTATCGGCCGCATCGCTGCGGAACTCGGCTACGGTGATGCGGCTCACTTCACGCGCGCGTTCCTGGGATGGACCGGAGCCACACCCAGCCAATGGCGGCGCCACCACTCGTCGCGATCCCGGCTGGCGTCGAGCAAGCCTGGACAAGCTTAG
- a CDS encoding YcgN family cysteine cluster protein, with product MGSPRAPRRGAAVPSNEFWRTKSLEAMTSEEWESLCDGCGRCCLIKLEDEDTGEVHHTDIGCTLLDGIGCRCRDYAHRQKRVPDCVRLTPEAVRTIPWLPPTCAYRLVRDGEPLFDWHPLVSGRASSVHEAGISVRGRLSGNEEEFLDEEYPERIVDWPGLLPDEE from the coding sequence ATGGGAAGCCCCAGGGCCCCGCGCCGCGGCGCGGCCGTGCCGTCGAACGAGTTCTGGCGTACCAAATCCCTGGAGGCGATGACCTCCGAGGAGTGGGAGAGCCTGTGCGACGGCTGCGGGCGCTGCTGCCTGATCAAGCTCGAGGACGAGGATACGGGCGAGGTCCATCACACCGATATCGGCTGCACGCTCCTCGACGGGATCGGCTGCCGCTGCCGCGACTACGCCCACCGCCAGAAGCGGGTGCCGGACTGCGTGCGGCTGACGCCGGAGGCGGTGCGCACCATCCCCTGGCTGCCGCCGACCTGCGCCTACCGCCTCGTGCGCGACGGCGAGCCGCTGTTCGACTGGCATCCCCTGGTCTCGGGCCGCGCGAGCAGCGTCCACGAGGCCGGCATCTCCGTGCGCGGGCGGCTCTCCGGCAACGAGGAGGAGTTCCTCGACGAGGAGTATCCCGAGCGCATCGTGGATTGGCCGGGGCTCCTGCCGGACGAGGAGTAG
- a CDS encoding DUF1254 domain-containing protein, translating into MSLRFAYATLCGLTLAGLVHVATVLAIPLLSEADALSRARASESLDHPQPIYTVATTASPAPAEAWLPIPDPAVAVGVCAYDLADGPMRVSARTGPLMLTLAAHGRRGAYYAVTDQAAVRGALDLVILTRAQYDEALANDDESEPSRDVRIVAPDRQGFVVVRALAGLPSQRPAANAAVQAVACSIDSQSEEPPAR; encoded by the coding sequence ATGAGCCTGCGCTTCGCCTACGCCACCCTGTGCGGGCTGACGCTCGCCGGCCTCGTGCACGTGGCAACCGTGCTGGCGATCCCGCTCCTGTCCGAGGCGGACGCGCTCTCCCGCGCGCGGGCCAGCGAGAGCCTCGACCACCCGCAGCCGATCTACACGGTGGCGACCACTGCCAGCCCGGCCCCGGCCGAGGCGTGGCTGCCGATCCCGGATCCCGCGGTGGCGGTCGGCGTCTGCGCCTACGACCTCGCGGACGGGCCGATGCGCGTCTCGGCCCGCACAGGCCCCCTGATGCTCACGCTCGCCGCGCACGGGCGGCGCGGCGCCTACTACGCGGTGACCGACCAAGCGGCGGTGCGCGGCGCGCTCGACCTCGTGATCCTCACGCGTGCCCAGTACGACGAGGCGCTGGCCAACGACGACGAGAGCGAGCCGAGCCGAGACGTGCGCATCGTCGCCCCCGACCGCCAGGGCTTCGTGGTGGTGCGGGCGCTGGCCGGCCTGCCGAGCCAGCGCCCGGCCGCCAACGCGGCCGTGCAGGCGGTGGCCTGCTCCATCGACAGCCAGAGCGAGGAACCGCCCGCGCGGTAG
- a CDS encoding DUF1214 domain-containing protein: protein MRSTLRPAVTAQAAAAARAGGRLGGVALRLWHRITWVGLALYALALGAVLGLASADWATRGGYPFGGVTVGAWTIWPRAGATSADPYTRAVNARRGEIPLAVGEGLLMTAATDDAGRGLDAACTYSITGATPPARAWTLTVSGRGDPDPARPPVREGFTASEILRERDGRFAVALGPEAEPGNWLPSPRASGPLRLALRLYDTPVAASAGSLDRDAVPAITRVRCRT, encoded by the coding sequence ATGAGGTCCACATTGAGGCCCGCGGTGACGGCGCAGGCCGCCGCGGCCGCGCGGGCGGGCGGCCGGCTGGGGGGGGTCGCGCTCCGCCTCTGGCACCGGATCACCTGGGTCGGGCTCGCCCTCTACGCGCTGGCGCTCGGCGCGGTGCTGGGGCTCGCCAGCGCCGATTGGGCGACGCGGGGCGGCTACCCGTTCGGCGGCGTCACGGTCGGGGCCTGGACGATCTGGCCACGGGCGGGTGCCACCAGCGCCGATCCCTACACCCGGGCCGTCAACGCCCGCCGGGGCGAGATCCCGCTCGCGGTCGGCGAGGGCCTTCTGATGACGGCGGCGACGGACGATGCCGGCCGCGGACTCGACGCCGCCTGCACCTACAGCATCACCGGGGCGACGCCGCCGGCCCGGGCCTGGACCCTGACTGTCTCGGGCCGCGGCGACCCGGATCCGGCCCGGCCGCCGGTGCGCGAGGGCTTCACCGCGAGCGAGATCCTGCGGGAGCGGGACGGCCGCTTCGCCGTCGCGCTCGGGCCCGAGGCCGAGCCGGGCAACTGGCTGCCGAGCCCGCGCGCGAGCGGCCCCCTGCGGCTCGCCCTGCGCCTCTACGACACGCCGGTGGCGGCGAGCGCCGGCAGCCTCGACCGGGACGCGGTGCCGGCGATCACCCGCGTGCGCTGCCGGACGTGA
- a CDS encoding GGDEF domain-containing protein has protein sequence MSANAIQRLDELNSGRPLDWWLRFSAPVQARYDLEHAAGRTADIRTAILIGLILYNVYNVTSIVLLPDVLLLSLVLRAAIVTPVSLALVWAIGRTPPQWTERLVLGGILNAYLVPVFLFWLTRDSLGLFTFGELPLTIVFANMVLALRFQHAAIFTACAFALTVLAVLTKEGLDAPLRFSFAVQIGTACLFSLYANHRIERRRCGDYLTALGATLRATSADAARREFQNLSRTDALTGLPNRRHLAEQLDAWCATPDAVALMMIDIDHFKLFNDALGHPAGDDCLRRVAEVFAEAGTGDDALCARFGGEEFSLVLRNASEMEAARRARNLVQAIEALNITHPSRADGIGKVTISVGVARRSNGVPASPATLLAAADRALYQAKSRGRNRFVLDRGEADRFATAG, from the coding sequence ATGAGTGCGAACGCGATCCAGCGTCTCGATGAATTGAATAGTGGCCGACCACTCGACTGGTGGTTGCGTTTCTCGGCACCTGTTCAGGCCCGCTACGACCTTGAGCATGCGGCGGGCCGGACCGCCGACATCCGGACCGCGATCCTCATCGGGCTGATCCTCTACAACGTCTACAACGTCACGAGCATCGTGCTCCTGCCCGACGTCCTCCTCCTCTCCCTCGTCCTGCGCGCTGCCATCGTCACGCCGGTCTCCCTGGCGCTGGTCTGGGCGATCGGCCGCACGCCCCCGCAATGGACCGAGCGCCTCGTGCTCGGCGGGATCCTGAACGCCTACCTCGTTCCGGTCTTCCTGTTCTGGCTGACGCGCGATTCGCTGGGCCTCTTCACCTTCGGGGAATTGCCGCTCACCATCGTGTTCGCCAACATGGTGCTGGCCCTGCGCTTCCAGCACGCGGCGATCTTCACGGCCTGCGCCTTCGCGCTCACCGTGCTGGCGGTGCTGACGAAGGAGGGTCTCGACGCGCCGCTCCGCTTCAGCTTCGCCGTGCAGATCGGGACGGCCTGCCTGTTCAGCCTCTACGCCAACCACCGCATCGAGCGCCGCCGCTGCGGGGACTACCTGACCGCGCTGGGCGCAACGCTGCGGGCGACCAGCGCGGACGCGGCGCGGCGCGAGTTCCAGAACCTCTCCCGGACGGACGCCCTGACCGGGCTGCCGAACCGCCGCCACCTCGCGGAGCAGCTGGACGCGTGGTGCGCCACGCCCGACGCCGTGGCGCTGATGATGATCGACATCGACCACTTCAAGCTCTTCAACGACGCGCTCGGCCATCCGGCGGGCGACGACTGCCTGCGGCGCGTGGCCGAGGTCTTCGCCGAGGCCGGGACGGGGGACGACGCGCTCTGCGCCCGCTTCGGCGGCGAGGAGTTCTCGCTCGTCCTGCGCAACGCGAGCGAGATGGAGGCGGCGCGCCGGGCCAGGAACCTCGTCCAGGCCATCGAGGCCCTGAACATCACCCATCCCTCCCGCGCCGACGGCATCGGCAAGGTGACGATCAGCGTCGGCGTCGCAAGACGGTCAAACGGCGTCCCGGCCTCTCCCGCCACCCTCCTCGCGGCCGCGGATCGAGCCCTCTACCAGGCCAAGAGCCGGGGTCGGAACCGCTTCGTGCTCGACAGGGGCGAGGCGGACCGTTTCGCGACGGCGGGCTGA